One Prodigiosinella aquatilis DNA window includes the following coding sequences:
- a CDS encoding terminase ATPase subunit family protein, with the protein METTAQNTDLDPRRQAMFLWFQGLRIARIAEMLGEKPATVHSWKKRDKWGDYGPLDQMQLTTAARYCQLIMKPQKEGKDFKEIDLLARQAERHARIGKYQNGGNEADLNPNIASRNNGPRKTPEKNLFSDEQIEKLQSLFHDQLFDYQKAWWHAGNQHRIRNVLKSRQIGATYYFAREALIDALITGRNQIFLSASKAQAHVFKGYILDFAREVDVELRGDPMTLSNGATLYFLGTNARTAQSYHGNLYLDEYFWIPKFQELRKVASGMALHKKWRQTYFSTPSSLTHSAYPFWSGALFNRGRAKSDRIDIDLTHSHLAKGVLCPDGQYRQIVTVEDAVRGGCNLFDLDQLRLEYSPPDYQNLLMCEFIDDLASVFQLSDLQACMVDSWEVWEDFQPLMLRPFGWRPVWIGYDPAKGTQNGDSAGCVVIAPPIVPGGKFRILERHQWRGMDFRAQADAIKKLTEQYNVTYIGIDSTGVGLGVYQNVKSFFPAVREFVYNPNVKNALVLKAYDVISHRRLEFDAGNTDIAQSFMSIRKAVTASGNRPTYEASRSEEASHADLAWATMHALFNEPLEGENANSNNIVEIF; encoded by the coding sequence ATGGAAACGACAGCACAAAACACCGACCTCGATCCCCGCCGTCAGGCCATGTTCCTGTGGTTTCAGGGATTACGCATTGCCCGCATTGCTGAAATGCTGGGTGAGAAACCCGCCACCGTACACAGTTGGAAGAAGCGCGACAAGTGGGGCGATTACGGCCCACTGGATCAGATGCAACTGACCACGGCGGCGCGTTACTGCCAGTTGATTATGAAACCGCAGAAGGAGGGGAAAGATTTTAAGGAAATCGACCTGCTGGCCCGGCAGGCCGAACGACACGCCCGCATCGGTAAATACCAAAACGGCGGCAATGAGGCGGATTTAAACCCTAACATCGCCAGCCGGAACAACGGCCCACGCAAAACACCGGAAAAGAACCTGTTCAGTGACGAGCAGATCGAGAAGCTGCAATCCCTGTTTCACGATCAATTGTTCGACTATCAAAAAGCATGGTGGCATGCCGGTAATCAGCACCGTATCCGTAATGTACTGAAATCCCGTCAGATTGGGGCGACCTACTATTTCGCCCGTGAAGCCCTGATTGATGCGCTGATCACTGGCCGTAATCAAATCTTTCTGTCGGCCAGTAAAGCGCAAGCGCATGTGTTCAAAGGGTACATTCTGGATTTTGCCCGTGAAGTGGATGTTGAACTGCGCGGCGACCCGATGACGCTCAGTAACGGGGCAACACTGTATTTCCTCGGCACCAACGCCAGGACGGCGCAGAGTTATCACGGCAATCTTTATCTGGATGAATATTTCTGGATCCCCAAATTTCAGGAACTGCGCAAAGTCGCATCAGGGATGGCGCTACACAAAAAATGGCGACAGACCTATTTTTCTACGCCATCCAGCCTGACACATAGCGCGTATCCGTTCTGGTCTGGTGCGTTGTTCAATCGTGGCCGCGCCAAGTCGGACCGAATTGATATCGACCTGACCCATTCACACCTTGCAAAAGGTGTGCTCTGTCCGGACGGTCAATATCGCCAGATTGTCACCGTGGAAGATGCGGTGCGCGGTGGCTGCAATCTGTTCGACCTCGACCAGTTGCGGCTGGAATACAGCCCACCGGATTATCAAAACCTGTTGATGTGTGAATTTATCGACGATCTGGCGTCGGTCTTCCAACTGTCCGATTTGCAGGCGTGCATGGTGGATAGCTGGGAGGTGTGGGAGGATTTCCAGCCGCTGATGTTGCGGCCCTTTGGCTGGCGTCCAGTATGGATTGGCTACGACCCGGCAAAAGGTACGCAAAATGGTGACAGCGCCGGGTGCGTGGTGATCGCGCCACCGATAGTACCAGGCGGTAAATTTCGCATTCTGGAGCGCCACCAATGGCGTGGGATGGATTTTCGCGCCCAGGCTGACGCCATCAAGAAACTGACTGAACAGTATAACGTGACCTATATCGGTATCGACTCGACCGGCGTCGGCCTCGGTGTCTACCAGAATGTAAAATCGTTTTTCCCGGCAGTGCGGGAGTTCGTTTACAACCCTAATGTCAAAAACGCCCTGGTGCTGAAAGCCTACGACGTGATCAGCCATCGTCGGCTGGAATTCGACGCCGGTAACACCGATATCGCGCAATCTTTTATGTCCATCCGCAAGGCCGTTACCGCCAGCGGTAACCGTCCGACTTATGAAGCGAGTCGCAGCGAGGAAGCCAGCCATGCGGATCTGGCGTGGGCCACCATGCATGCCCTGTTTAATGAACCGTTGGAAGGTGAAAACGCCAACAGTAATAACATCGTGGAGATTTTCTAA
- a CDS encoding phage baseplate assembly protein V — protein sequence MNAETTEIMRLLLNLIRVGVVIDVDSDNWLCRVQTGELQTGWLNWLTTRAGTSRTWWKPSPGEQVLLLSIGGELTTAFVLPAIFSSENPPPSVSDDALVTVFPDGARFEYEPASGQLLIDGVKSVVLNANTLTLNAAVTINGPVIQQGGAMSSNGVVVHTHQHRGVQTGGSNTGGPV from the coding sequence ATGAATGCAGAAACTACCGAAATCATGCGCCTGTTGCTGAACCTGATCCGGGTTGGCGTCGTTATCGACGTCGATTCTGATAACTGGTTATGCCGGGTACAAACCGGCGAATTGCAAACCGGCTGGCTGAACTGGCTAACAACCCGCGCCGGAACGTCCCGCACCTGGTGGAAACCCTCACCGGGGGAACAAGTGTTGTTACTGAGCATCGGCGGCGAACTGACTACCGCCTTTGTGCTACCCGCGATTTTCTCCAGTGAGAATCCGCCGCCGTCCGTATCTGATGATGCGCTGGTGACCGTCTTCCCCGATGGTGCCCGCTTTGAGTATGAGCCAGCATCCGGCCAGTTGCTGATTGATGGCGTAAAAAGCGTGGTGCTGAACGCGAACACGCTCACGCTTAACGCGGCAGTGACCATCAACGGCCCGGTCATCCAGCAGGGTGGCGCTATGTCGTCAAATGGCGTCGTGGTGCATACCCATCAGCACCGTGGTGTACAGACCGGAGGCAGCAACACCGGAGGGCCAGTGTAA
- a CDS encoding phage tail protein, with protein sequence MQKPHSLRNALTNAVQHLRENPECLHIFVDNGTVVSTLAPSLSWEYRYTLNIVVTDFAGDQNLLIAPIMHWLRENQPDMMANPDNREKGFTFEVDILNHQVCDISIDLKLTERIQVQEQDGNQVVAALPEPGDPEEYWTLKHG encoded by the coding sequence ATGCAGAAACCGCACTCCCTACGAAACGCATTGACTAATGCCGTTCAACACTTGCGGGAAAACCCGGAGTGTCTGCATATTTTTGTCGATAACGGCACGGTAGTCAGCACGCTGGCCCCCTCGTTGTCATGGGAATACCGTTACACTCTGAACATTGTCGTGACTGATTTTGCCGGTGACCAGAATTTGCTTATCGCGCCTATCATGCACTGGCTGAGAGAGAATCAGCCGGACATGATGGCGAACCCGGATAACCGGGAGAAAGGGTTCACCTTTGAAGTGGACATACTTAATCATCAGGTGTGTGATATCAGCATTGACCTGAAACTCACCGAACGTATTCAGGTTCAGGAGCAGGACGGCAATCAGGTGGTCGCGGCGTTGCCCGAGCCCGGCGACCCCGAGGAATACTGGACGCTAAAACATGGATGA
- a CDS encoding baseplate assembly protein encodes MSVIDLSQLSAPEIVTVPDFETVFAKRKAAFVALYPTDEQDAVAATLALESEPVVKLLQENAYREILLLQRINEAAQAVMVAYALGSDLDQLAANHNVQRLTITPADTAAIPPVEAVMESDDDLRQRIPAAFEGLSVAGPTGAYEFHAVSADGRVSDASAISPSPAEVIVTVLSREGDGTADTDLLAVVETALNDESVRPVADRVTVQSATAVNYEIDAQLYLYPGPEAEPVRIAAEERLQTYISAQRRLGRDIRLSAIYAALHVEGVQRVNLLAPLVDVVLDQTQASYCTGWQITIGGSDE; translated from the coding sequence ATGAGTGTGATTGATTTATCGCAATTGTCCGCACCGGAGATTGTCACGGTGCCGGATTTTGAAACGGTATTCGCTAAACGAAAAGCGGCATTTGTTGCCCTCTACCCGACAGATGAGCAGGACGCAGTGGCCGCGACGCTGGCATTGGAATCTGAGCCGGTGGTCAAACTGCTACAGGAAAATGCCTATCGGGAGATCCTGTTACTACAACGCATCAACGAAGCCGCACAGGCGGTGATGGTGGCCTATGCCCTCGGCAGTGATTTAGATCAGTTGGCCGCCAACCATAACGTGCAGCGCCTGACCATTACTCCGGCAGATACCGCCGCTATCCCGCCAGTAGAGGCGGTCATGGAAAGCGATGATGACCTGCGCCAACGCATCCCGGCGGCGTTTGAGGGGCTGAGTGTTGCCGGGCCGACCGGTGCCTATGAATTCCACGCCGTCAGCGCCGACGGGCGGGTATCAGATGCCAGCGCGATCAGCCCCTCGCCGGCGGAAGTGATTGTCACCGTCTTGTCACGCGAGGGTGACGGCACTGCTGATACCGACCTGCTGGCCGTAGTAGAAACGGCGTTGAATGATGAATCAGTGCGCCCGGTGGCTGACCGGGTAACGGTGCAATCGGCCACGGCGGTGAACTATGAGATTGACGCCCAGTTATATCTGTATCCGGGGCCGGAAGCCGAACCGGTCCGCATTGCGGCGGAAGAACGTTTGCAGACCTACATTTCCGCCCAACGCCGCCTCGGGCGTGATATCCGCTTGTCAGCTATTTATGCCGCCCTGCATGTCGAAGGCGTGCAGCGTGTGAACCTGCTGGCCCCACTGGTTGATGTGGTGCTGGACCAGACACAGGCGTCATATTGCACCGGCTGGCAGATAACCATCGGAGGCAGTGATGAATAA
- the lysC gene encoding Rz1-like lysis system protein LysC (LysC is an Rz1-like component of a phage lytic system, substantially overlapping although not fully embedded in the gene for the Rz-like LysB component.): protein MQNLNAGLIPLCLLILSGCASIPSSPAVTLTVNGCPSLTPCRFPAASPQTNGELNNQLDETEAALADCADQVDITIACQERAHAETALPTKRID from the coding sequence ATGCAGAACTTAAACGCTGGGCTGATACCCCTTTGCCTGCTGATATTGTCCGGTTGCGCCAGCATCCCGTCCTCACCGGCGGTCACGCTTACCGTGAATGGCTGTCCCAGTCTAACGCCGTGCCGGTTTCCGGCAGCCAGCCCACAGACCAACGGCGAACTCAATAATCAACTGGATGAAACCGAAGCGGCGCTGGCAGATTGCGCCGATCAGGTAGACATCACGATAGCTTGTCAGGAACGCGCACATGCAGAAACCGCACTCCCTACGAAACGCATTGACTAA
- a CDS encoding GPW/gp25 family protein, whose product MRYLGMNQQSGERISDAAHIRQSVRDILITPVGTRLARREYGSLVFDLLDQPQNAATRLQVMSAIYTALNRWEPRLRLTSVQLQSAFDGSMAADVTAELVSGQPVNLSVSLGNT is encoded by the coding sequence ATGCGCTACCTCGGCATGAATCAGCAAAGTGGTGAACGCATCAGCGATGCCGCGCACATCCGTCAGTCGGTCCGCGACATTCTGATCACACCAGTGGGCACCCGGCTGGCCCGGCGGGAATACGGTTCACTGGTCTTTGACTTGCTGGACCAGCCACAAAACGCCGCCACGCGCTTACAAGTCATGTCCGCTATTTACACCGCGCTGAACCGCTGGGAACCACGCCTGCGGTTAACGTCGGTTCAGTTGCAAAGCGCCTTTGACGGCAGCATGGCCGCTGATGTTACCGCCGAACTGGTCAGCGGCCAGCCGGTGAATTTATCCGTATCGTTGGGGAATACCTGA
- a CDS encoding phage virion morphogenesis protein, which yields MDDLHQVEGWLSALLAKLSPAERKKLMREIARDLRKQQQDRIRLQQNPDGTTFEARRVSARTKPGRIRRQMFSKLRTAKYLKATATADVAEVGFSGAVQRIARVHHYGLRDKVRERGPVVKYPERKLLGLSERITASIRNAVIAHLDR from the coding sequence ATGGATGACTTGCACCAGGTTGAAGGCTGGCTGTCGGCTCTGCTGGCAAAGTTGAGCCCGGCCGAACGTAAGAAGCTGATGCGGGAGATTGCCCGCGACCTACGCAAACAACAGCAAGACCGCATCCGGTTACAGCAGAACCCGGACGGCACCACTTTTGAAGCCCGACGGGTTTCCGCTCGCACTAAACCCGGTCGCATCCGGCGGCAGATGTTCAGCAAACTGCGCACCGCCAAATACCTGAAAGCCACCGCCACGGCAGACGTGGCCGAAGTCGGTTTTTCCGGTGCGGTGCAACGTATTGCCCGCGTACATCACTATGGGTTACGGGATAAGGTGCGGGAACGCGGGCCTGTGGTGAAATATCCAGAGCGTAAGCTGTTGGGACTCAGTGAGAGGATCACAGCATCTATCCGTAATGCGGTTATTGCCCACCTCGATCGGTAG
- a CDS encoding head completion/stabilization protein, translating to MNFIAPESMPGQPDVIKNTSFWPDLNLADFRNVMRTDGTVTPERLRPTVLTAISEVNAELYEWRQQQQTAGYTTLADVPAEQLDGESERVQLYRRAVWCWARANLTERYRDYDTTASGNKRADALDPAIDDLWRDVRWALSRLQALSHMIVELI from the coding sequence ATGAATTTTATTGCACCTGAGTCCATGCCGGGCCAGCCGGATGTCATCAAAAATACCAGCTTTTGGCCCGATCTTAATCTGGCCGATTTTCGCAATGTAATGCGGACTGACGGCACGGTCACACCGGAACGGCTACGCCCGACAGTGCTGACCGCCATTTCCGAAGTTAACGCCGAACTGTACGAATGGCGACAGCAACAACAAACCGCCGGTTACACCACGTTGGCTGACGTACCCGCCGAGCAGTTGGATGGTGAAAGCGAGCGTGTTCAGCTCTACCGCCGCGCGGTGTGGTGCTGGGCGCGGGCCAATCTCACCGAACGTTACCGCGACTATGACACCACCGCGTCGGGCAACAAACGCGCCGACGCGTTGGATCCGGCCATTGATGATTTATGGCGGGATGTTCGCTGGGCCTTAAGCCGTCTGCAAGCACTGTCGCACATGATTGTCGAGCTGATTTAA
- the gpM gene encoding phage terminase small subunit, which produces MALNPFQRHTRYIQAQQAARSGGTTRHASGYEQMLMQLTEDQHHLKRIQSKEKKAELKRQLLPKYAPWVAGVLAAKSHRQDDVLMHIMVWRIDAGDYTGALALARHALTHDWVMPRPYTRQTACTVAEEFADAAMRAFVAQKYFDADVLMTALTLTDSADMPDESRARLHKALGYALRAASPMQALNHLKRALQLNQTSGVKKDIEQLERQLRNASSAG; this is translated from the coding sequence ATGGCGCTTAACCCTTTTCAGCGACATACGCGTTACATCCAAGCACAACAGGCCGCCCGTTCAGGCGGCACTACCCGACATGCCTCCGGCTATGAACAGATGCTGATGCAACTGACCGAAGATCAGCATCACCTGAAACGCATTCAGTCGAAAGAAAAAAAAGCCGAACTGAAACGCCAGTTACTACCGAAGTATGCCCCCTGGGTGGCGGGCGTACTAGCAGCGAAGAGCCATCGGCAAGATGACGTACTGATGCACATCATGGTCTGGCGCATTGATGCAGGCGACTACACCGGGGCATTGGCGCTTGCTCGTCATGCATTAACCCATGACTGGGTGATGCCCCGCCCCTACACCCGACAAACCGCCTGTACCGTGGCAGAAGAATTCGCCGACGCCGCTATGCGAGCCTTTGTGGCGCAGAAATATTTTGATGCTGACGTGCTGATGACGGCGCTGACGCTAACCGACAGTGCCGACATGCCGGATGAATCCCGCGCACGCCTGCATAAGGCGCTGGGCTATGCGTTACGCGCCGCGTCCCCGATGCAGGCGCTCAATCACTTGAAACGGGCTTTGCAACTTAACCAAACCAGTGGCGTGAAAAAAGACATTGAGCAGTTGGAACGCCAACTGCGCAACGCCAGCAGCGCCGGATAA
- a CDS encoding phage major capsid protein, P2 family gives MKNETRFKFNAFLQQLAQLNNVPLENISTKFNVEPSVSQTLEDKIQESSAFLQLVNIIPVDEQSGEVLGLGVGSTIAGTTDTTKQEREPTDPTYIDGTGYKCTQTNFDTALTYAKLDLWAKFQDFQTRIRNAIVTRQALDRIMIGFNGVKREKTSSRVQYPLLQDVNIGWLEKIRQEAPAHIISNIVDEDGAVISETIRVGENGDFNNLDALVMAAVDEKIAVQYQDDTELVVICGRGLLADKYFPLVNKEQPNSEVLAADLIISQKRMGGLQAVRAPFFPANALLITRLDNLSIYWQDGTRRRAIIDNPKRDRIENFESVNEAYVIEDYDCTCLVENIALGKVEAQSATVTPAATEE, from the coding sequence ATGAAAAATGAAACCCGCTTTAAATTTAATGCGTTCCTGCAACAACTGGCGCAGTTAAACAACGTACCGCTGGAAAACATCAGTACGAAATTTAACGTTGAACCGTCCGTCAGCCAGACACTGGAAGACAAAATTCAGGAATCCTCGGCTTTCCTGCAACTAGTTAACATCATCCCGGTGGATGAACAGTCCGGCGAAGTGCTGGGACTGGGCGTAGGTTCCACTATTGCTGGCACTACCGATACCACCAAGCAAGAGCGTGAACCCACCGACCCGACGTATATCGACGGAACCGGCTACAAGTGTACTCAGACCAACTTTGATACCGCGTTAACCTACGCCAAGCTTGACCTGTGGGCCAAATTTCAGGATTTCCAGACCCGTATCCGCAATGCGATTGTTACCCGTCAGGCGTTGGATCGCATCATGATTGGGTTTAATGGCGTGAAGCGGGAAAAGACCTCTAGTCGTGTGCAATATCCACTATTGCAGGATGTCAATATCGGCTGGCTGGAAAAAATCCGACAGGAAGCCCCGGCCCACATTATCAGCAATATTGTGGATGAAGACGGGGCCGTCATTTCCGAAACAATCCGCGTGGGCGAAAACGGTGACTTCAATAATCTGGACGCCCTGGTGATGGCCGCCGTGGATGAAAAAATCGCCGTTCAGTACCAGGACGATACCGAACTGGTAGTGATTTGTGGTCGTGGCCTGCTGGCTGACAAATACTTCCCGCTGGTTAACAAGGAACAACCCAACAGTGAAGTGCTGGCCGCGGACCTGATTATCAGCCAGAAACGCATGGGCGGATTGCAGGCAGTACGCGCACCGTTCTTCCCGGCTAATGCCCTGCTGATTACCCGTCTCGATAATCTGTCTATCTATTGGCAGGACGGCACCCGCCGTCGCGCAATCATTGATAATCCGAAACGTGATCGCATTGAAAACTTTGAGTCAGTGAATGAAGCCTACGTTATCGAAGATTACGACTGCACCTGTCTGGTAGAAAACATCGCTCTGGGAAAAGTTGAAGCCCAGTCCGCGACCGTAACACCTGCCGCTACCGAGGAGTAA
- a CDS encoding phage holin family protein: protein MNETDKSLISLFIIGVLIAVGKVLAGGESITFRLFVGRILLGGFVSMIAGVALVQFPDLSPLAINGIGAALGIAGYQTIELLIQRRARQMSDKTDSQEKPDNE from the coding sequence ATGAACGAAACCGATAAAAGTCTTATTTCCCTGTTCATCATTGGCGTGCTGATTGCGGTCGGCAAGGTACTGGCCGGTGGTGAGTCCATCACCTTCCGGCTGTTTGTGGGCCGCATCTTGTTGGGCGGCTTTGTCTCCATGATTGCTGGAGTGGCACTGGTGCAATTCCCCGACCTGTCGCCACTGGCAATCAATGGTATCGGAGCCGCGCTGGGGATTGCTGGTTATCAGACTATCGAGCTGTTGATCCAGCGTCGTGCCCGCCAAATGAGTGACAAAACGGATAGCCAGGAGAAACCAGATAATGAGTAA
- a CDS encoding tail protein X: MKIRAQQYDTVDALCWRYYGRTDGMTEQVLLANPGLADVGPILPHGLEVDMPEVVAAPTQQTVQLWD; the protein is encoded by the coding sequence ATGAAAATCCGGGCGCAGCAATACGACACCGTTGATGCGCTGTGCTGGCGTTACTACGGACGCACCGACGGCATGACCGAACAGGTTTTACTGGCGAATCCAGGGCTGGCTGATGTCGGCCCCATTCTGCCGCACGGTCTGGAAGTCGATATGCCGGAGGTCGTCGCTGCGCCCACACAGCAAACTGTTCAACTCTGGGATTAA
- a CDS encoding phage portal protein — protein MAKRRKPQPQKTTLTAPVTPGVEAFTFGDPIPVLDRRELLDYVECVQMDRWYEPPISFDGLARTFRAAVHHSSPIFVKRNILTSTFIPHKLLSQQAFSRFVQDYLVFGNAYLEKRTNRLGGILALEPILAKYTRRGLDLDTYWFARYGYNSQPYAFEADSVFHLMEPDLNQEIYGLPEYLSAIPSTLLNESATLFRRKYYLNGSHAGFILYMSDAAQTQTDVDNIRQAMKNAKGPGNFRNLFMYAPNGKKDGIQVIPLSEVAAKDEFLNIKNVSRDDMLAAQRVPPQMMGIMPSNVGGFGDVEKASKVFVRNELMPLQRQMLELNTWVGEEVIRFEAYQLDVDDGGISVLLPSS, from the coding sequence ATGGCGAAACGCCGCAAGCCCCAACCGCAAAAGACTACCCTGACCGCTCCGGTGACGCCGGGCGTAGAAGCTTTTACCTTTGGTGACCCGATCCCGGTGCTGGACCGGCGGGAATTACTGGATTATGTCGAGTGCGTACAGATGGACCGATGGTATGAACCGCCGATCAGCTTTGATGGACTGGCACGAACGTTCCGGGCAGCGGTACATCACAGTTCGCCGATTTTTGTTAAACGCAACATTCTGACCAGCACTTTTATCCCGCACAAGCTGTTAAGTCAGCAGGCGTTTAGTCGTTTTGTGCAGGATTATCTGGTTTTCGGTAATGCCTATCTGGAGAAACGCACCAACCGTCTGGGCGGTATTCTGGCACTGGAACCGATACTGGCGAAATATACCCGGCGTGGGTTGGATCTGGATACCTATTGGTTTGCCCGCTACGGCTATAACAGCCAGCCTTATGCCTTTGAGGCGGACAGCGTGTTTCACCTGATGGAACCGGATTTGAATCAGGAGATTTACGGCCTGCCGGAATACCTCTCCGCTATTCCCTCTACGTTACTGAATGAGTCGGCAACGCTGTTCCGTCGTAAGTATTACCTTAATGGCAGTCATGCCGGATTTATTCTGTATATGAGCGACGCAGCCCAGACGCAGACCGACGTTGATAATATTCGTCAGGCAATGAAGAATGCCAAAGGGCCGGGCAATTTCCGTAATCTGTTTATGTATGCGCCGAACGGTAAGAAAGACGGCATTCAGGTGATCCCGTTGTCGGAAGTGGCAGCAAAGGATGAGTTTTTGAATATCAAGAACGTATCCCGTGACGATATGCTAGCCGCCCAGCGCGTACCGCCGCAGATGATGGGGATCATGCCGAGTAACGTCGGCGGGTTCGGGGATGTGGAGAAAGCCAGCAAGGTGTTTGTGCGGAATGAGTTGATGCCACTGCAGCGCCAAATGCTTGAGCTAAATACGTGGGTAGGGGAAGAGGTTATAAGATTCGAGGCTTATCAGTTGGACGTCGATGATGGGGGGATCTCTGTCTTACTTCCCTCTTCATAA
- a CDS encoding GPO family capsid scaffolding protein gives MAKKAKRFRIGVEGATTDGRNIERTWLEQMATNYDPVYSTALINMEHIKGILPDSPFRRYGRVTGLTAEEIKDGKLAGKMGLYADIEPTEDLITMTQKGQKVFTSMEINPKFADSGEAYLEGLAVTDDPASLGTELLTFSAGAKHNPLAKRKNSPDNLFSAAEETLIEFEDLDDEKPSLFSRISTLFAKKQTSDDARFNDVHQAVELVAQEQQALAEQISTFSDQKTRIDTLETQLNAQTNDLKALTETLSQQDRNPSFRQRATGGATPSVILTDC, from the coding sequence ATGGCAAAAAAAGCAAAGCGTTTTCGTATCGGCGTGGAAGGTGCCACGACTGACGGGCGCAACATCGAGCGTACCTGGCTGGAACAAATGGCCACGAATTACGATCCGGTCTATAGCACTGCTCTGATTAATATGGAACACATCAAAGGTATCCTCCCGGATAGCCCCTTCCGCCGCTATGGTCGTGTTACTGGCCTGACAGCAGAGGAAATCAAAGACGGTAAGCTGGCCGGGAAAATGGGGCTGTATGCCGATATCGAACCAACCGAAGACTTGATCACCATGACCCAGAAGGGGCAGAAGGTATTCACGTCTATGGAAATTAACCCCAAGTTTGCTGACAGCGGAGAAGCCTATCTGGAAGGGCTGGCCGTTACCGATGATCCGGCCAGCCTCGGTACTGAACTACTGACCTTCAGTGCAGGTGCGAAACACAACCCGCTGGCAAAGCGCAAGAATTCCCCCGACAACCTGTTTTCAGCCGCTGAAGAAACGCTGATCGAATTCGAAGACCTGGACGATGAAAAACCGTCATTGTTCAGCCGAATTTCTACCCTATTCGCCAAAAAGCAAACCTCTGACGATGCGCGATTTAACGATGTTCATCAGGCGGTGGAGCTGGTCGCACAGGAACAGCAGGCACTGGCGGAACAAATCAGCACCTTTTCTGACCAGAAAACCCGCATTGACACGCTGGAAACCCAACTGAACGCCCAGACCAATGACCTCAAGGCGTTAACGGAAACCCTGAGCCAGCAGGATCGCAATCCGTCGTTCCGTCAACGTGCCACCGGTGGCGCTACGCCGTCCGTTATCCTCACCGATTGCTAA
- a CDS encoding glycoside hydrolase family 104 protein has product MSNHPNVIAFLTMLAFSEGTANHPLTRNRGYDVVVTGIDGKPEIFTDYSDHPFANGRPAKVFNKQGQRSSAAGRYQQLYRYWPHYKAQLTLPDFGPASQDALAVQLIREQRALDDVIAGRIACAITQCRNIWASLPGAGYGQHEHGFERLVAFYQQAGGKLA; this is encoded by the coding sequence ATGAGTAATCACCCGAACGTGATCGCCTTTCTGACCATGCTGGCTTTTTCTGAGGGAACGGCTAACCACCCGTTAACCCGCAATCGGGGCTATGACGTGGTAGTGACGGGCATTGATGGCAAACCGGAGATTTTTACCGACTATAGCGATCACCCGTTTGCCAACGGTCGTCCGGCCAAAGTATTTAACAAACAGGGGCAACGCTCCAGTGCCGCCGGGCGTTATCAGCAGTTATACCGCTACTGGCCACACTACAAAGCACAGTTGACCTTGCCCGATTTTGGCCCGGCCTCACAAGATGCGCTGGCGGTTCAGCTTATCCGCGAACAGCGGGCACTGGATGATGTGATCGCCGGACGTATCGCTTGTGCCATCACTCAGTGCCGTAATATCTGGGCATCCTTGCCGGGGGCTGGATATGGTCAGCATGAGCATGGTTTTGAACGGCTAGTTGCCTTTTATCAGCAGGCGGGAGGAAAGCTGGCATGA